A genome region from Deltaproteobacteria bacterium includes the following:
- a CDS encoding DUF507 family protein — MRLKTEQILKISELILHNLQEKKLIAPRVPKNKILESIAAIITGDLMAEVKIEDEARKLMDKYRTQIESGMLNERELLLKIKKQLAKEKKIVL; from the coding sequence ATGCGCCTCAAAACGGAACAGATCCTGAAAATTTCGGAGTTGATCCTGCATAACCTTCAGGAAAAAAAACTCATCGCGCCGCGGGTTCCCAAAAACAAAATTCTGGAATCGATCGCGGCGATTATCACCGGCGACCTGATGGCCGAGGTAAAAATAGAGGACGAGGCGCGGAAGTTGATGGACAAATATCGGACCCAAATCGAATCGGGGATGTTGAATGAAAGGGAGTTGCTGTTGAAGATCAAGAAGCAGTTGGCGAA